In a genomic window of Cyprinus carpio isolate SPL01 chromosome A10, ASM1834038v1, whole genome shotgun sequence:
- the LOC109054182 gene encoding follistatin-A-like translates to MLQLPQLRQGVIALLIWFAHLMEQQKVQAGNCWLQQGKNGRCQVLYMSGMSRDDCCRSGRLGTAWTEEDVPNNTLFRWLIFNGGAPNCIPCKETCDNVDCGPGKRCKMNRRNKPRCVCAPDCSKVTFKGPVCGSDGKTYRNECALLRAKCKRHPDLTAQYQGKCKKSCYGVRCPGSSTCVLDQTNNAYCVTCNRLCPEVTSPEQYLCGNDGIVYASACHIRRATCIMGRSIGVAYEGKCIDARSCEDIKCREGRTCLWDKGTGRGRCVICEDTCPESRPGDSVCASDNATYPNECAMRQAACSLGLVLEVKHSGSCNSLSEETDEEEDDEDYTDYSHVSLLLTG, encoded by the exons ATGCTACAGTTACCGCAGCTCCGCCAGGGCGTGATCGCGCTTCTCATATGGTTCGCGCACTTGATGGAACAGCAGAAAGTACAAG CTGGCAACTGCTGGCTTCAGCAGGGCAAGAACGGGAGATGCCAGGTTCTCTACATGTCTGGAATGAGTCGGGATGACTGTTGTAGAAGTGGTCGCCTGGGCACAGCGTGGACCGAGGAGGATGTACCCAACAATACACTCTTCCGGTGGCTGATCTTCAACGGCGGTGCACCGAACTGCATACCTTGTAAAG AGACTTGTGATAATGTGGACTGTGGTCCTGGAAAGCGGTGCAAAATGAACAGGCGGAATAAGCCCCGCTGCGTGTGTGCCCCAGACTGCTCCAAAGTCACTTTTAAAGGGCCTGTGTGTGGCTCTGATGGGAAAACGTACCGGAACGAGTGTGCCCTCCTTAGGGCCAAGTGCAAGAGACACCCTGACCTGACTGCACAGTACCAGGGAAAATGCAAAA AGTCATGCTATGGTGTGCGTTGTCCTGGAAGCTCAACGTGTGTACTAGACCAGACCAACAACGCCTACTGTGTGACCTGCAACCGGCTTTGTCCTGAGGTGACCTCACCGGAGCAGTACCTGTGCGGGAACGACGGGATTGTGTACGCCAGTGCGTGCCATATCCGAAGGGCCACGTGCATCATGGGACGGTCCATTGGAGTCGCCTACGAGGGGAAATGTATAG ACGCCAGGTCTTGTGAAGATATCAAATGCCGGGAGGGTCGAACGTGTCTCTGGGACAAGGGGACGGGACGGGGACGCTGTGTGATATGCGAGGACACCTGTCCCGAGAGTCGTCCGGGTGACAGCGTCTGCGCCAGCGACAATGCCACCTACCCGAACGAGTGCGCCATGAGGCAGGCCGCCTGCTCCTTGGGTCTCGTCCTGGAAGTCAAACACTCCGGCTCCTGCAATT